The proteins below are encoded in one region of Streptomyces spinoverrucosus:
- a CDS encoding MbtH family protein, protein MSSNPFEDPEGVYLVLVNDENQHSLWPDFVDVPAGWRVVHGPGPRQSCLEYVETHWTDMRPRSLAEAMDG, encoded by the coding sequence ATGAGCAGCAATCCGTTCGAGGACCCCGAGGGCGTCTACCTGGTGCTCGTCAACGACGAGAACCAGCACAGCCTGTGGCCGGACTTCGTGGACGTACCGGCCGGCTGGCGGGTGGTGCACGGACCCGGGCCCAGGCAGTCCTGCCTGGAGTACGTCGAGACCCACTGGACCGACATGCGGCCGCGGAGCCTGGCCGAGGCCATGGACGGCTGA